Proteins from one Flavobacteriales bacterium genomic window:
- the modA gene encoding molybdate ABC transporter substrate-binding protein: protein APFDVFFSADVTRPKLMEEEGVAVQGSRFTYAVGRLTLWSPGPTMIEGNGTSMLLSDHVEHVAIANPKTAPYGAAAKEVLQALGLWERLQDRLVRGENVGQTFHFVFSKNAQLGFVALSQVFGPKVNGSGSRWDVPKHLHAPLRQQAVLLRNGQRNDGARAFLDYVKGVTSRNIIERFGYGLE, encoded by the coding sequence GCGCCCCGTTCGACGTGTTCTTTTCCGCCGACGTCACGCGTCCGAAGTTGATGGAAGAAGAAGGGGTTGCGGTTCAAGGGAGCCGGTTTACGTATGCGGTGGGACGACTGACGTTGTGGAGTCCCGGTCCCACCATGATCGAGGGAAATGGAACATCCATGCTGTTGAGCGACCATGTCGAGCACGTGGCCATTGCGAATCCCAAGACCGCGCCGTATGGCGCCGCTGCAAAGGAAGTCTTGCAGGCACTGGGACTTTGGGAACGGCTTCAGGACCGGCTGGTCCGTGGAGAAAATGTCGGACAGACGTTCCACTTCGTGTTCTCGAAGAATGCTCAACTGGGATTCGTCGCCCTTTCGCAGGTGTTTGGTCCCAAAGTCAACGGGTCCGGCAGCCGATGGGACGTGCCGAAGCATTTGCATGCCCCTCTCCGGCAACAAGCCGTTCTGTTGCGAAACGGTCAACGGAACGATGGCGCACGCGCGTTCCTGGACTACGTGAAAGGGGTCACGTCCCGGAACATCATTGAACGATTCGGGTATGGCTTGGAATGA